In bacterium, a genomic segment contains:
- a CDS encoding iron ABC transporter permease, which yields MQKRLLPGWVGIILLLVASAALSVAVGPGGFARTNLGAVMDLRLLRLALGIIAGGVLAVVGASLQGLLQNPLADPFTMGVASGAALGASLTLVLGRTAGAFAPVGGFAGALVTMLVVYALARVRGRVTVTGLVLAGVIMSFLFSSLVMLVMILGRRTLGEAVYMMMGHLGVVFTGKTVWLFGAAAVLAVAGCAWFFSMSRSLDIMSSGEEAAETLGVDTQRVTKTVFVISSVLVGVVVSFTGAISFVGLVVPHLVRMLFGPAHRRVLPGSFVAGAGILLLSDVLARNIVPGGLPLSIVTALVGVPFFIYLLRSRL from the coding sequence ATGCAGAAGCGCCTGCTGCCGGGTTGGGTCGGGATAATCCTGCTGCTGGTCGCGTCAGCGGCTCTTTCAGTCGCGGTCGGCCCGGGCGGCTTCGCCAGGACGAATCTCGGCGCGGTGATGGACCTGCGCCTGCTGCGACTGGCGCTGGGGATCATCGCCGGAGGCGTGCTCGCCGTCGTGGGAGCGTCGCTGCAGGGACTGCTTCAGAACCCTCTGGCCGACCCATTCACGATGGGCGTGGCAAGCGGGGCAGCGTTGGGTGCCAGTCTGACTCTGGTGCTCGGCCGGACGGCCGGTGCGTTCGCCCCGGTCGGCGGTTTTGCCGGGGCGCTGGTGACGATGCTTGTGGTATACGCCCTGGCGCGAGTCCGAGGCCGGGTCACGGTCACCGGTCTGGTCCTTGCCGGTGTCATCATGAGCTTCCTGTTCTCCAGCTTGGTGATGCTGGTGATGATACTGGGCAGACGCACGCTCGGCGAAGCAGTCTATATGATGATGGGACACCTTGGCGTGGTGTTTACCGGCAAGACCGTCTGGCTGTTTGGCGCCGCCGCCGTGCTGGCGGTCGCCGGCTGTGCCTGGTTCTTTTCCATGTCACGGTCCCTCGACATCATGTCGTCCGGCGAGGAGGCGGCGGAAACGCTTGGGGTTGATACCCAGCGCGTCACCAAGACAGTATTCGTCATTTCCTCGGTGCTGGTCGGAGTGGTTGTTTCCTTCACCGGAGCAATCAGCTTTGTCGGTCTGGTCGTCCCGCATCTGGTCAGGATGCTGTTCGGGCCGGCGCACAGACGGGTTCTGCCCGGGTCTTTCGTCGCGGGCGCAGGCATCCTGCTTTTGTCCGATGTGCTCGCCCGCAACATCGTTCCCGGCGGGTTGCCGCTATCCATCGTGACCGCGCTGGTCGGCGTGCCGTTCTTCATCTACCTGCTGAGGAGCCGGCTGTGA
- a CDS encoding tRNA (adenine-N1)-methyltransferase — translation MIQLGDNVILYHSDRMNYLVTVQAKGSFSTHRGQLPFDQIAGREFGDSVRTHLGFLFHLLKPGLSDLAMKVRRATTIVYPKDVGAMLVSAAIFPGARVIEVGSGSGALTIYLANFVRPDGRVYSYERRPEFSANARANVEKYGLSPYCEFFVRDPEQEGFEQKEMDAVFLDVPEPWTLVAPAHKSLKGGHTLVSISPTVEQVRKTVSAMEMQGFARIHVKEILEREILVRTTGIRPADRMVAHTVYLIFGNKVNQPGLASVAMPEPEADRPRHEPE, via the coding sequence ATGATACAACTCGGCGACAACGTGATTCTCTACCACTCCGACCGCATGAATTACCTGGTCACGGTTCAGGCGAAGGGCAGCTTCTCGACCCACCGGGGTCAGCTCCCATTCGATCAGATTGCCGGCCGGGAGTTCGGCGACTCAGTCCGTACTCATCTCGGGTTCCTCTTCCATCTGCTGAAACCCGGTCTATCGGACCTGGCGATGAAGGTCAGGCGCGCCACCACGATCGTCTATCCCAAGGACGTCGGGGCCATGCTTGTCTCCGCCGCGATATTCCCCGGCGCACGGGTGATTGAAGTTGGATCCGGGTCGGGCGCGCTTACTATATATCTCGCGAACTTCGTCCGGCCCGACGGCAGGGTCTATTCCTACGAACGGCGGCCTGAGTTCAGCGCCAACGCCCGCGCGAACGTCGAGAAATACGGACTCAGCCCGTACTGCGAGTTCTTCGTCAGGGACCCGGAGCAGGAGGGATTCGAGCAGAAGGAAATGGATGCCGTGTTCCTTGATGTGCCCGAACCCTGGACGCTGGTCGCGCCGGCCCACAAGTCCCTCAAGGGTGGACACACGCTCGTATCGATAAGCCCGACGGTAGAGCAGGTACGTAAGACCGTGTCAGCGATGGAGATGCAGGGGTTTGCGAGAATCCACGTCAAAGAGATTCTGGAGCGCGAAATACTGGTACGCACGACCGGAATCAGACCGGCGGATCGGATGGTCGCGCACACGGTGTACCTGATATTCGGGAACAAGGTCAACCAACCGGGACTCGCGAGTGTCGCGATGCCGGAACCGGAAGCCGATCGTCCGCGGCATGAGCCTGAGTAG
- the glyA gene encoding serine hydroxymethyltransferase, with product MKSDLLAKTDPEVFEAISKETSREHNNLELIASENFCSEAVLAALGSVLTNKYAEGYPGKRYYGGCKWVDVAENLAIARVKQLFGCDHANVQPHSGTSANIAAYLTLAKPGDTILGLNLSHGGHLSHGHPLNFSGRYFKVVPYMVDKQTETLDYAAIRALALEHKPRVIVSGASAYPRTIDFGKFQEIADEVGAAQLADIAHIAGLVVTGLHPSPVPYADIVSTTTHKTLRGPRGAIVMCKEKYAEDLDKMVFPGTQGGPLEHCIAAKAVAFKEALSDDFKAYQKQVLANAKALAEAMTACGFRIVSGGTDNHLMMVDLRPKQITGRDAERVLGKVRVTVNRNTIPYDPEKPFIASGIRLGTPALTTRGMKEPEMKTIAGIIDRAVTARDNEAELDKIKAEVAELVKGFPLYAERRAEYRALSAE from the coding sequence ATGAAATCTGACCTGTTAGCGAAGACCGACCCGGAAGTGTTCGAAGCAATCAGCAAGGAGACGAGCCGGGAACACAACAACCTCGAACTCATCGCCTCTGAGAACTTCTGTTCCGAGGCCGTGCTTGCCGCGCTGGGCTCGGTCCTGACCAACAAGTACGCCGAAGGCTATCCGGGCAAGCGTTACTACGGCGGGTGCAAGTGGGTTGACGTTGCCGAGAACCTGGCCATCGCGCGCGTCAAGCAGCTCTTCGGCTGCGACCACGCGAACGTCCAGCCCCACTCCGGCACGTCGGCCAACATCGCCGCGTACCTGACCCTGGCCAAGCCGGGCGACACCATCCTCGGCTTGAACCTGAGCCACGGAGGCCACCTTTCACACGGACACCCCCTCAATTTCTCCGGCCGCTATTTCAAGGTTGTGCCGTATATGGTCGACAAACAGACCGAGACGCTCGACTATGCCGCCATCCGCGCCCTTGCGCTGGAACACAAACCGCGGGTCATCGTGTCCGGCGCCTCCGCCTACCCGCGCACGATTGACTTCGGTAAGTTCCAGGAGATTGCGGACGAGGTCGGCGCGGCCCAGCTTGCCGACATCGCTCACATCGCGGGCCTCGTGGTTACCGGTCTCCACCCCTCGCCTGTCCCCTACGCCGACATTGTCTCCACGACCACCCACAAGACCCTGCGCGGCCCGCGCGGCGCCATCGTGATGTGCAAGGAGAAGTATGCTGAGGACCTTGACAAGATGGTCTTCCCCGGCACCCAGGGCGGTCCGCTCGAGCACTGCATCGCGGCCAAAGCGGTCGCGTTCAAGGAAGCCCTGTCCGACGATTTCAAGGCCTATCAGAAGCAGGTACTCGCCAATGCCAAGGCCCTGGCCGAGGCGATGACCGCGTGCGGGTTCCGCATCGTCTCCGGCGGCACCGACAATCACCTGATGATGGTCGACCTCCGGCCCAAGCAGATAACCGGCCGCGACGCCGAGCGGGTGCTCGGCAAGGTCCGCGTCACCGTCAATCGGAACACGATTCCGTATGACCCGGAGAAGCCGTTCATCGCGTCCGGCATCCGTCTGGGCACGCCCGCACTGACAACCCGCGGCATGAAGGAACCGGAGATGAAGACCATCGCCGGCATCATCGACCGTGCAGTCACTGCCCGCGACAACGAAGCCGAGCTCGACAAGATCAAGGCCGAAGTCGCCGAACTGGTCAAGGGTTTCCCGCTTTATGCCGAGCGCCGGGCCGAGTACCGGGCGCTGAGCGCGGAGTAA
- the eno gene encoding phosphopyruvate hydratase — translation MPAPLIADLEAREILDSRGNPTVEVDCILSDGTMGRASVPSGASTGKYEACELRDGDPKRYLGQGVLKAVKNVNTTIRHRLVGMIATNQYRIDQALIELDPTSNKSKLGANAILGTSLAVCRAASITAGICVYRFLGGAGTMVLPTPLLNVINGGVHASNNLDIQEYMIVPAGFTSFHEALRAAAETYRHLKNLLHDAGKPTSVGDEGGFAPLFRDHEEPLEYIERAVTKAGYRLGDQIFIALDPASSEFYRKGLYHFRAPKPHSMSSDELIDLYESWIKKFPIISIEDGLAQNDRAGWKKLTSRLGSRIQIVGDDIFVTNTNRLRQGIRDGIANAVLIKPNQVGTVSETLDCVKVATDSGYRTVISHRSGETSDHFIADLAVAANSGQIKTGAPCRSERVTKYNRLIRIEEDDVLRYAGLQTLKR, via the coding sequence ATGCCTGCACCTTTGATCGCCGACCTCGAGGCCCGCGAAATCCTCGACTCCCGCGGCAACCCGACGGTCGAAGTCGACTGCATCCTCTCGGACGGCACAATGGGCCGCGCCTCGGTACCGTCCGGCGCGTCCACCGGTAAATACGAAGCCTGCGAACTGCGGGACGGCGACCCGAAACGCTACCTCGGTCAGGGCGTGCTCAAAGCAGTAAAGAACGTCAACACCACGATCCGGCACCGGCTGGTCGGCATGATTGCCACCAACCAGTACCGCATCGACCAGGCATTGATCGAACTCGACCCGACGTCGAACAAGAGCAAACTCGGGGCCAATGCGATCCTCGGAACCTCGCTGGCTGTGTGCCGCGCGGCGTCGATTACCGCCGGCATCTGCGTCTACCGCTTCCTGGGCGGCGCCGGGACCATGGTGCTGCCGACCCCGCTCCTGAACGTCATCAACGGCGGCGTTCACGCCTCAAACAACCTCGATATCCAGGAATACATGATCGTGCCGGCCGGCTTCACCTCATTCCATGAGGCGTTGCGCGCCGCAGCCGAGACCTATCGTCACTTGAAGAACCTCCTGCACGATGCCGGAAAGCCAACGTCGGTCGGCGATGAGGGCGGCTTTGCTCCGCTGTTCCGCGACCACGAGGAGCCGCTCGAGTACATCGAGCGTGCCGTCACCAAGGCCGGGTACCGCCTCGGCGACCAGATATTCATCGCGCTCGACCCCGCATCAAGTGAGTTCTACCGCAAGGGCCTGTACCACTTCCGCGCCCCGAAACCTCACAGTATGTCTTCCGACGAACTCATCGACCTGTATGAGAGCTGGATCAAGAAATTCCCGATCATATCCATCGAGGACGGGCTGGCCCAGAACGACCGGGCCGGCTGGAAGAAACTCACGAGCCGGCTGGGTAGCAGAATCCAGATCGTCGGTGACGACATCTTCGTAACGAACACCAATCGGCTGCGCCAGGGCATCCGCGACGGCATCGCCAACGCGGTCCTGATCAAGCCTAATCAGGTCGGCACCGTCAGCGAAACACTAGACTGCGTCAAAGTCGCGACCGACTCCGGCTATCGCACCGTCATCTCCCACCGTTCGGGTGAGACCAGCGACCACTTCATCGCCGACCTCGCGGTCGCCGCGAACTCCGGTCAGATCAAGACCGGCGCGCCCTGTCGCAGCGAACGCGTGACCAAGTACAACCGGCTCATCCGCATCGAGGAAGACGACGTTCTTCGCTACGCCGGTCTGCAGACCCTGAAACGATGA
- a CDS encoding ABC transporter ATP-binding protein — protein sequence MNAIELSGLAFGYGERLLFDGFNLEVASGEFLGVIGPNGAGKSTLLRLVSGLLRPASGSVRILGQDLGALGRREVARTLGVVLQENPFAFDYSVSDVVMMGRNPYLGRFQSPGRHDREAVNSALEFVDALFLRDKRINSISAGERQRVVLARALAQEPAILMLDEATSHLDIAHQQLIARILLNLNRQGKTVVFLSHDLNLAALYCSRILLLDRGKAVACDVPERVITIELIRSVYGVEPIVTRHPESGRPQIMLPTASGG from the coding sequence GTGAACGCGATCGAGCTTTCCGGCCTCGCGTTCGGGTACGGCGAGCGATTGCTGTTCGATGGATTCAACCTTGAGGTCGCGTCGGGTGAGTTTCTCGGCGTCATCGGGCCGAACGGCGCGGGCAAGTCTACGCTGCTCAGACTCGTGTCCGGACTGCTCAGGCCCGCGAGCGGGTCGGTCCGTATTCTAGGCCAGGACCTGGGTGCGTTGGGCCGGCGAGAGGTGGCGCGGACGCTTGGAGTAGTGCTGCAGGAGAACCCATTCGCTTTCGACTACTCCGTTTCGGACGTTGTAATGATGGGCCGGAACCCCTATCTGGGAAGGTTCCAAAGTCCTGGCAGACATGACCGCGAGGCGGTGAACTCTGCGCTGGAATTCGTCGATGCCCTTTTCCTGCGAGACAAGCGCATCAATTCGATATCAGCCGGCGAGCGGCAGCGGGTCGTGCTGGCGCGCGCGCTTGCCCAAGAGCCGGCAATTCTGATGTTGGACGAGGCGACGTCTCACCTCGACATCGCCCACCAGCAACTCATAGCGCGCATCCTGTTGAATCTGAACCGGCAGGGGAAGACGGTGGTCTTCCTTTCACACGACCTGAATCTCGCCGCCCTCTACTGTTCGCGAATCCTGTTGCTCGACCGGGGCAAGGCCGTCGCCTGCGACGTGCCGGAGCGGGTGATTACAATCGAGCTGATTCGCTCCGTCTACGGGGTGGAGCCAATCGTGACCCGGCATCCGGAAAGCGGCCGGCCCCAGATCATGCTGCCGACGGCGAGTGGCGGATAG
- a CDS encoding cobalamin-binding protein, whose amino-acid sequence MSLSRSLLPIAVLVAAGCGHRPAAASGLRVVSLVPSVTEIIYAVGAGGVLVGNTNQCDYPEAAKGVYKVGDFMTPDLERIVALRPGLVFLTLPMHQQLLAKLKEMKLPVYVSRPADIPAAFKEIDTVARLLGRKAAGDSLVASMRKRFDSIPAFADTPRVYVEISGTPLMTAGGGTFINELLARAGGRNVFGSSLQEYPVVDPEAVLKADPEVMLLLHPDMSVRDVASRVGWGGIGAVKHGRIYDKLDEDLLFRPGPRVVDGVVLLAKLLHPGQ is encoded by the coding sequence ATGAGCCTGAGTAGGTCGCTTCTCCCCATCGCTGTTCTGGTTGCCGCCGGGTGCGGGCACAGACCGGCGGCGGCCTCCGGTTTGAGAGTGGTTTCGCTCGTGCCGAGCGTGACCGAGATTATCTATGCGGTCGGGGCGGGCGGGGTGCTGGTCGGCAACACGAACCAGTGTGATTACCCGGAAGCGGCGAAGGGCGTTTACAAGGTGGGGGACTTCATGACCCCGGATCTGGAGCGGATAGTCGCGCTCAGACCCGGGCTTGTCTTTCTCACTCTGCCCATGCATCAGCAATTGCTGGCCAAGCTCAAGGAGATGAAGCTGCCGGTCTATGTCTCACGGCCGGCCGACATCCCTGCCGCATTCAAGGAGATAGACACGGTTGCCCGACTGCTCGGCCGGAAGGCAGCGGGCGACAGCCTCGTTGCGAGCATGAGGAAGCGGTTCGACTCGATCCCGGCGTTCGCCGACACCCCGCGCGTCTACGTCGAGATCTCCGGCACGCCATTGATGACCGCCGGAGGCGGCACGTTCATCAACGAGTTGCTGGCGCGGGCCGGCGGAAGGAACGTGTTCGGTTCCTCGCTGCAGGAATACCCGGTCGTTGACCCGGAAGCAGTGCTCAAGGCCGACCCTGAGGTCATGCTGCTGCTGCATCCGGACATGAGCGTCAGGGATGTTGCGAGTCGGGTCGGCTGGGGCGGAATTGGCGCGGTCAAACATGGACGTATCTACGACAAGCTCGACGAGGATCTTCTCTTCAGACCGGGACCGCGGGTTGTGGATGGTGTAGTCCTGCTCGCGAAGCTGCTGCATCCCGGGCAGTAA
- a CDS encoding rod shape-determining protein, translating to MTVNSFFRGITERFSNDIAIDLGTSSTLIYVKGKGIELREPSIVTFDEITHEVVAVGTEAKRMLGRTPEGMRVIRPMKDGVIADFGIVEIMLKTYIGMVQRKKLFVRPRVIVCVPSGITEVEKRAVRDSVEASGAREIYLVSEPIAAAIGVGLPVEAPTGNMIIDIGGGTTEIAVVALSGVVNAASVRVAGDEMDDAIVNYIKKNYNLIIGDQTSEAVKIAIGSAYATGKEETMEVKGRDLVSGIPKTIRITSTKVRESLEEPITLIVDAVRLALEKTPPELAADIVDRGIYMCGGGSLLRGIDLLIKEETSLPVFVAENPLESVVRGAGRILESISVNEKLVLRAK from the coding sequence GTGACTGTGAACTCCTTTTTCAGAGGAATTACCGAGCGCTTCTCGAACGACATCGCGATTGACCTGGGCACTTCGTCTACCCTTATTTATGTCAAGGGCAAGGGCATCGAGCTGCGCGAGCCGTCCATTGTGACATTCGACGAGATTACCCACGAGGTAGTGGCGGTCGGTACCGAGGCCAAACGGATGCTGGGCCGGACACCCGAGGGAATGCGAGTGATTCGTCCCATGAAGGACGGCGTGATCGCCGACTTCGGAATCGTCGAAATCATGCTGAAGACCTACATCGGCATGGTCCAGCGCAAGAAGCTCTTCGTCCGCCCCCGGGTCATCGTCTGCGTACCTTCGGGTATCACCGAGGTAGAGAAACGCGCCGTACGCGATTCGGTCGAGGCGTCCGGCGCTCGCGAGATCTACCTCGTGTCGGAGCCCATCGCCGCCGCCATCGGCGTCGGCCTGCCGGTTGAAGCGCCGACCGGAAACATGATTATCGACATCGGTGGCGGCACCACCGAGATTGCGGTCGTCGCGCTCTCCGGAGTCGTGAACGCGGCCTCGGTCCGCGTGGCCGGTGACGAGATGGATGATGCCATAGTCAACTACATAAAGAAGAACTACAACCTCATCATCGGCGACCAGACTTCGGAGGCGGTGAAGATTGCCATCGGGTCGGCCTACGCCACCGGCAAAGAAGAGACCATGGAGGTCAAGGGCCGCGACCTGGTCTCCGGGATACCCAAGACCATCCGCATCACCAGTACCAAGGTGCGGGAGTCGCTGGAAGAGCCGATAACGCTGATCGTCGATGCGGTCCGGCTCGCCCTGGAGAAAACCCCGCCGGAGCTGGCGGCCGACATCGTCGACCGCGGCATCTATATGTGCGGCGGCGGCTCGCTGCTGAGAGGAATTGACCTGCTGATCAAGGAAGAGACAAGCCTGCCGGTGTTCGTCGCCGAGAATCCTTTGGAGAGCGTCGTCCGTGGCGCTGGTCGCATTCTGGAGAGTATCAGCGTCAACGAGAAACTCGTACTCCGCGCCAAGTAG